From the genome of Spirosomataceae bacterium TFI 002, one region includes:
- a CDS encoding TonB-linked outer membrane protein, SusC/RagA family — MKLKLISQCKRLLISGMSVAMVFGMLVKTYGQDKTVSGQVTASEDNATLPGVSVIVKGSSNGTITDSDGNYQLKVPESATLVFSFIGYSKQEVLVSNRSRVDVSLLLSSDLLEEVVVVGYGSQKKSDITGAVSSIKSEELNAFPLSNAEQALQGRAAGVVVQSNNGGEPGAPISIKIRGNTSISASSTPLIVVDGFVGATMPQPNDIASIEVLKDASATAIYGSRGSNGVVLVSTKKGKSGKLSAELNSNYSVQNTANRLDLLNASEFATYQQAINPSYVQGPANTDWQDLLYRTGNTSNHQFSFSGGKENVNFYASANYFKQNGVIVNSDYEKITFLSNIDAQLTDKLKLGFNVYGNRGVKDGVPTQSTGETANGGGDDVISLMFRFIPDLGVKDANGLNSINSIGDNIDNPYSVATESVNNTKSDDYRANLYANYEIIKNLTFKTTLGFSSANQTFGLFRPSTLIITAGGGTGGKASIANFRKTNLLSENYLTYNKGIGKGNLSLLAGYSYQKSATERFSAGASGFTSDSFSYFNLAGSSVTTVPTSSFTEQEIQSQFGRLNFDYDDKYLITATVRRDGASNFAANNKYAIFPSGAIGWRISNESFLKDSDKISNLKLRASYGVTGNQAIDAYQSLAKFGTIFTGINGQVVNAVVPDQSANLNLKWESSYQTNIGLDLGMFNNRVSLALDYYNIDTKDLLLADQSQPEYLGFQTLASIRNVGEINNKGFEATLNTRNVNKANFSWSTDFNWSTNKNTVVSLINGIDVFLDASPGYFSVARTHVLREGEAAGVFWGYEYKGVFQGDNLPAGTATFQGAKAGDPLFTDVDGSGAITTADQKIIGNPNPDFTMGITNNFSYKNFDLNIFFQGAYGGDVFNLTRVQLLNGDSNALRDVLNAWTPTNTDTDIPRVVGNRGREISSRFVEDGSYTRLKNIALGYSLPSDFAQKLRMENIRLSVSAQNLLTFTKYSGLDPEVSYFGAGGGDSSSGNTTQGFDFGNFPTVKSVNFSLNLKF; from the coding sequence ATGAAATTAAAACTTATTTCTCAATGTAAAAGGCTTTTGATAAGCGGAATGTCCGTGGCAATGGTTTTTGGAATGTTAGTCAAGACTTATGGTCAAGATAAAACAGTAAGTGGTCAGGTTACTGCTAGTGAGGATAACGCAACACTTCCCGGAGTGAGTGTAATCGTAAAGGGTAGTTCAAATGGAACAATAACCGATTCGGACGGGAATTATCAATTAAAAGTACCTGAGAGTGCAACTTTAGTATTCAGTTTTATTGGATATTCGAAGCAAGAGGTATTAGTAAGCAATCGTAGTCGTGTGGATGTATCACTTCTATTAAGTTCAGACCTTCTTGAGGAGGTAGTTGTAGTAGGATATGGTTCACAAAAAAAGAGTGACATAACTGGTGCAGTATCTTCAATCAAATCTGAAGAGTTAAATGCGTTTCCTTTATCAAATGCAGAACAAGCTCTTCAAGGGCGTGCTGCAGGAGTTGTGGTTCAGTCAAATAATGGTGGCGAACCAGGAGCTCCTATCAGTATCAAGATAAGAGGTAATACTTCTATTAGTGCGAGTAGTACTCCACTTATTGTTGTTGACGGTTTTGTGGGTGCAACAATGCCTCAGCCAAATGACATAGCATCTATTGAGGTGTTGAAAGACGCTTCTGCCACTGCAATTTATGGTTCTAGAGGCTCTAATGGAGTGGTCTTGGTATCTACGAAAAAAGGAAAAAGTGGAAAGCTATCTGCGGAATTGAACTCTAACTATTCTGTTCAAAATACAGCAAACAGATTGGATCTTTTGAATGCAAGTGAATTTGCGACTTATCAACAGGCAATAAACCCAAGCTATGTTCAAGGGCCAGCAAATACTGATTGGCAAGACCTATTGTACAGGACTGGTAACACTTCCAATCATCAGTTCTCTTTTTCGGGAGGAAAAGAAAACGTTAACTTTTATGCCTCAGCTAACTACTTTAAGCAAAACGGTGTAATCGTAAACTCTGATTACGAGAAAATCACTTTTCTTTCTAATATAGATGCTCAGCTAACTGATAAATTGAAACTCGGATTCAATGTATATGGTAATCGCGGAGTCAAAGATGGAGTTCCTACCCAGTCAACTGGAGAAACAGCCAATGGTGGTGGAGATGATGTTATTTCTTTGATGTTCAGGTTTATACCCGACCTAGGAGTGAAAGACGCAAATGGCTTAAACTCTATAAACTCAATAGGCGACAACATTGATAATCCTTACTCAGTTGCTACTGAAAGTGTAAATAATACCAAGTCAGATGATTACAGAGCAAACCTATACGCCAACTATGAAATCATAAAGAACTTGACATTTAAGACAACTTTAGGTTTTAGTTCTGCAAATCAAACATTCGGACTTTTCAGACCATCTACATTAATAATTACAGCTGGTGGTGGTACGGGCGGAAAGGCTAGTATTGCCAACTTTAGAAAAACCAATCTTTTGAGTGAGAACTACTTAACTTATAATAAAGGAATTGGGAAAGGTAACTTATCTCTATTGGCTGGTTATTCATATCAAAAGTCAGCTACCGAAAGATTCTCTGCAGGTGCTTCTGGTTTTACTTCTGACAGCTTTTCTTACTTTAATTTGGCCGGAAGTTCTGTTACGACGGTACCTACTTCTTCTTTCACAGAACAAGAAATTCAATCACAATTTGGAAGGTTAAATTTTGACTATGATGATAAGTACTTGATTACTGCTACAGTAAGAAGAGACGGTGCTTCTAACTTTGCTGCAAACAACAAATATGCAATCTTCCCATCTGGTGCGATTGGTTGGAGAATCTCAAATGAGAGCTTCTTAAAAGACAGTGATAAAATTTCAAACTTGAAACTAAGAGCTAGTTATGGTGTTACTGGTAACCAAGCCATTGATGCTTATCAGTCTTTAGCAAAATTTGGAACCATATTTACCGGAATAAACGGACAGGTAGTAAATGCTGTTGTGCCAGATCAGTCTGCTAACCTTAATTTGAAATGGGAGTCCTCTTACCAAACTAACATTGGCTTAGACTTAGGCATGTTCAATAATAGAGTTTCTCTAGCCTTGGACTACTACAACATTGATACAAAAGATCTTTTATTGGCCGATCAAAGCCAACCAGAATATCTTGGGTTTCAGACATTGGCTAGTATTAGAAACGTAGGGGAAATTAATAATAAGGGGTTTGAAGCTACTTTGAATACACGAAATGTTAACAAAGCTAACTTCAGCTGGTCAACGGATTTTAACTGGTCTACCAATAAAAATACGGTAGTATCATTGATAAATGGTATTGATGTATTTTTAGATGCGTCTCCAGGTTATTTTAGTGTAGCTCGTACACACGTATTGAGAGAAGGTGAAGCTGCAGGTGTTTTTTGGGGCTATGAATACAAAGGTGTTTTTCAGGGAGATAACTTACCTGCAGGAACAGCTACTTTTCAAGGAGCTAAAGCTGGTGACCCATTATTTACCGATGTAGATGGAAGTGGTGCAATTACAACCGCGGATCAAAAAATAATTGGAAACCCAAACCCAGACTTTACAATGGGTATTACTAACAACTTCTCATACAAAAACTTTGACTTAAATATCTTCTTTCAAGGAGCTTACGGTGGGGATGTATTTAACCTTACAAGAGTACAATTGTTAAACGGAGATTCTAATGCTCTTAGAGATGTTTTAAATGCTTGGACTCCAACAAATACGGATACTGATATTCCTCGTGTAGTTGGAAACAGAGGAAGAGAGATTTCGTCTCGCTTTGTTGAGGATGGAAGCTACACTAGATTAAAAAACATAGCATTGGGATATAGTTTACCTTCTGATTTTGCTCAAAAACTACGTATGGAAAACATCAGGCTATCTGTAAGTGCACAAAACCTATTAACCTTTACTAAATACTCTGGACTAGATCCTGAAGTAAGTTACTTCGGTGCTGGTGGTGGTGATAGTTCATCAGGAAATACTACTCAAGGTTTCGATTTTGGAAATTTCCCAACAGTAAAATCTGTCAACTTTAGTTTAAACTTAAAATTTTAA
- a CDS encoding transcriptional regulator, LacI family: MRSKAPTIKDIAKEVGVSISTVSRALRDMPEISAETKKRILDYSKEIDYQPNMVATSLVKRNSHLIGVLVPNMDYFFATAVKGIDEAAMEAGYTVVISQSNESYGREVANTQRLINSQVEGLIVSLSSETQNLDHFKRIQKKEIPLVIFDRDCPELEASKVLLDNEQGGWLATKHLIEQGCKRIAFLGAQKQLSISISREKGYRRALEEAGIPYRPELIIHGEFDKDDAYIRTMEELRKQQKPDGIFAVSDRLAIGSYMAIKDKGLKMPEDIALVGFNDEPITSLLFPSISSISQPAFEMGKTAARLFIEHLNSESYMDHKKVVFKPELIIRDSSNRNK; this comes from the coding sequence ATGAGAAGTAAAGCTCCGACCATTAAAGACATCGCGAAAGAAGTAGGCGTTTCTATCTCAACGGTTTCTAGGGCATTGAGAGATATGCCAGAAATTTCGGCGGAAACAAAAAAAAGGATACTCGACTACTCCAAAGAAATTGACTACCAACCCAATATGGTTGCGACTAGCTTGGTAAAGCGGAATTCACACCTTATAGGCGTTCTAGTACCTAACATGGATTACTTCTTTGCTACTGCAGTAAAAGGAATTGATGAGGCAGCCATGGAAGCAGGTTATACTGTTGTAATATCTCAATCAAACGAGTCTTACGGAAGAGAAGTCGCAAATACGCAGCGGTTAATCAACTCTCAGGTAGAGGGCCTCATCGTATCGCTGAGTAGTGAGACTCAGAACCTCGATCACTTTAAAAGAATACAAAAGAAAGAAATACCCTTGGTTATATTCGACAGAGATTGTCCTGAATTAGAGGCATCAAAGGTTTTGCTCGATAACGAACAAGGTGGGTGGCTAGCTACTAAACACTTGATAGAACAAGGTTGCAAAAGAATTGCTTTTTTAGGTGCTCAAAAACAACTCTCCATTAGTATTAGTAGAGAAAAAGGCTACCGAAGAGCTTTGGAAGAAGCCGGAATTCCTTATCGCCCTGAATTGATCATTCATGGGGAATTCGACAAAGATGACGCCTACATTAGAACCATGGAAGAGCTAAGAAAACAACAAAAACCAGACGGTATTTTCGCAGTGAGTGATAGACTTGCTATAGGTTCCTACATGGCAATTAAAGACAAGGGGCTTAAAATGCCAGAGGACATCGCTCTTGTTGGATTTAATGATGAACCTATCACTAGCTTACTGTTTCCATCAATAAGCAGCATATCACAGCCAGCATTTGAAATGGGTAAAACTGCAGCAAGGTTATTTATAGAACACCTAAACAGTGAATCCTATATGGACCACAAAAAAGTGGTTTTCAAACCTGAACTCATCATTAGAGATTCATCGAATAGAAATAAGTAA
- a CDS encoding Cytochrome c: MKNAFTFLFVSIFCISAFGQKNVRKTKSITKGQQLFDQNCSGCHNFVQNGIGPQLGGLSSSVSNDWIASFIKNPQEVINSGDERAVMLLGKYKTVMPSFDHFPSKELKAIVAYIAAQPAPDQKATRDFGEPIKDPIPEKIPMSDLVLKIEPYVQVTPSSDKKPLARLSLMSFQPQSKENYIVDLRGKLYRISEKGSELYIDITKFFPNFIDKPGLATGFGAFAFHPDFANNGLFYTTHTEAPGSAKADFNYDDSIKVTIQWVVNEWKTNDPMQVPTVATPREMMRVDMVTGLHGVQEIAFNPFANKTSEDYGKLYIGIGDGGSVESGYLFLPHNKKNIWGNVLRIDPLGRNSANGKYGNPESNPYAGTANRGEIYCMGFRNPHRFTWTTSGKLLIANIGQKQIETINLAHPGSDFGWPLREGSLRINELGDLDNVYDIPPNESLNDFNLPAVEIDHDEIGAISTILEYTGTKVPAMKGKIFFSSISYTRLLYVEEKDVLEGSRAEVKEFQVSLDGKIVSFNDLTQNSWRADLRMGKDADGELYFFTKQDGMVYKVVP; the protein is encoded by the coding sequence ATGAAAAACGCATTTACATTTCTTTTTGTATCCATCTTTTGTATTTCTGCTTTTGGTCAAAAAAATGTGCGGAAAACGAAATCGATTACAAAGGGACAACAGCTTTTTGACCAAAACTGTAGTGGTTGCCATAATTTTGTTCAAAACGGAATAGGCCCACAGTTAGGTGGATTATCCTCGTCTGTTTCCAATGATTGGATTGCATCTTTTATAAAAAATCCACAAGAGGTAATAAATAGTGGAGATGAAAGAGCGGTTATGTTATTAGGAAAGTATAAGACTGTGATGCCTTCATTTGATCATTTTCCATCAAAAGAACTCAAGGCCATTGTTGCGTATATAGCAGCTCAGCCAGCTCCTGATCAAAAAGCGACAAGGGATTTTGGAGAACCTATCAAAGATCCCATTCCAGAGAAGATCCCAATGTCTGATTTGGTTTTGAAAATAGAACCTTATGTGCAAGTAACACCATCAAGTGATAAAAAGCCACTTGCAAGACTTTCGCTGATGAGTTTTCAGCCTCAAAGTAAAGAAAACTACATTGTAGATTTAAGAGGAAAGCTATATAGGATCAGTGAAAAAGGGTCGGAGCTATATATTGATATCACTAAATTCTTTCCCAACTTTATAGATAAGCCGGGTTTGGCAACTGGTTTTGGAGCGTTTGCTTTTCATCCAGACTTTGCGAACAATGGATTGTTTTATACCACCCATACGGAGGCACCAGGGTCTGCCAAGGCAGATTTTAATTATGATGACTCAATAAAAGTTACCATACAATGGGTTGTGAATGAATGGAAAACCAATGATCCAATGCAGGTACCCACTGTAGCAACGCCACGCGAAATGATGCGAGTGGATATGGTAACAGGTTTGCATGGTGTTCAGGAGATTGCTTTTAATCCTTTTGCAAATAAAACAAGCGAAGATTATGGCAAGCTTTACATTGGCATAGGCGATGGAGGGTCAGTGGAGTCTGGTTATCTTTTTCTGCCTCATAACAAGAAAAATATTTGGGGAAATGTACTCAGAATAGATCCACTAGGACGAAATAGTGCAAATGGAAAATATGGAAATCCAGAGAGTAACCCATATGCAGGTACTGCAAATAGGGGTGAGATTTATTGTATGGGTTTTAGGAATCCCCACCGATTTACATGGACCACTTCGGGCAAACTTCTCATTGCAAATATTGGTCAAAAACAAATTGAGACTATCAATTTAGCACATCCAGGCTCTGATTTTGGTTGGCCGCTTCGTGAGGGGAGTCTAAGAATAAATGAGCTAGGGGACCTTGATAATGTGTACGATATACCACCCAATGAATCTCTAAATGATTTTAATTTACCTGCTGTTGAAATAGATCATGACGAGATAGGAGCTATTTCTACAATTCTGGAATATACAGGTACCAAGGTTCCAGCTATGAAAGGGAAGATTTTCTTTTCGAGTATCTCATATACTCGTCTGCTTTATGTGGAAGAAAAAGATGTTTTGGAAGGAAGTAGGGCAGAGGTCAAAGAGTTTCAAGTATCGCTCGATGGTAAAATAGTTTCGTTCAATGATCTCACTCAAAACTCTTGGCGGGCAGATCTTAGGATGGGAAAAGATGCCGATGGCGAGCTATATTTTTTTACCAAGCAAGATGGCATGGTTTATAAAGTTGTACCCTAA
- a CDS encoding Threonine/homoserine efflux transporter RhtA, which produces MTEKQTGVILVAIGAVLFSAKAIFIKLAYAQYEVDDITLLTLRFGFALPFFFAIAVYRSRKGKFKSIAKRDWLIIALLSMLGYYIASYFDFMGLKYITAGLERIILFIYPTLVVIFSSLFLGKSISRNAYIALGVTYLGIIIIAFDPHIFETPNLIKGGSMILISAITYALYLVFGGEQINKYGSANFNSIAMVFSSFYVLIHFSAVQHQDIFSLEPGLYAYGMALAIFSTILPTFMVMEGIKLLGANLGSIVASIGPVSTIVLGYFFLGESFTFQELIGSAFVLGGVLMIGK; this is translated from the coding sequence GTGACTGAAAAACAGACAGGTGTAATATTAGTAGCTATTGGAGCAGTTTTATTTTCGGCAAAAGCAATTTTCATCAAACTCGCTTATGCTCAATATGAGGTAGATGATATTACATTACTCACCTTAAGGTTTGGTTTTGCTTTGCCATTTTTCTTCGCAATAGCAGTTTATCGTTCACGCAAAGGCAAGTTCAAGTCAATTGCAAAAAGAGATTGGTTGATCATTGCATTGCTTTCCATGCTTGGCTACTATATCGCAAGTTATTTTGACTTCATGGGTTTAAAATACATCACTGCGGGGCTTGAGCGAATCATTTTGTTCATATACCCTACCCTTGTGGTAATATTTTCGAGTCTTTTTTTGGGAAAAAGCATCTCTCGCAATGCATATATCGCTTTAGGAGTCACCTACTTGGGTATCATCATTATTGCTTTTGACCCACATATTTTTGAAACTCCTAATCTGATCAAAGGAGGTAGCATGATATTGATTAGTGCCATTACCTATGCACTCTATTTAGTTTTTGGCGGGGAACAAATAAACAAGTACGGCTCAGCCAACTTTAACAGTATCGCTATGGTATTTTCTTCTTTTTATGTGCTTATACATTTCTCTGCAGTTCAGCATCAAGATATATTTAGCTTAGAGCCTGGCCTGTACGCTTACGGAATGGCATTGGCTATATTTAGCACCATATTACCCACATTCATGGTAATGGAGGGTATCAAGCTCTTAGGAGCAAACCTAGGAAGCATAGTCGCCAGTATTGGTCCGGTGTCTACAATAGTATTAGGATATTTTTTCCTAGGTGAGAGTTTTACCTTTCAAGAATTGATAGGCTCTGCATTTGTACTTGGCGGAGTTTTGATGATTGGGAAGTGA